In Roseovarius indicus, one genomic interval encodes:
- a CDS encoding lytic transglycosylase domain-containing protein produces the protein MRTWLPLSMIGFALAVPAAGPAVAQGVPTFDLRLFAERQAILEQTDRDLTLQQDRLSREEELAEIERQQLASLEGLMDAMSLGAGDVAGTVAGLEAGQGAVDDVESAAASLYAPEDTNPAAARMFGDAREGIEELIIRAARDTHSLSGVGRAGLSLVQWRCLLQALIWQESRFQIGARSPVGAFGLTQIMPGTAGDLGIYPAYYDDPYLQVTGGARYLAQMLNMFDGNIIHALAAYNAGPGNVQDYGGVPPFAETQHYVVVIPQQYNSYLAAVGGIDALGTIDPVLLANASFSLSAHGAGVYGDYSLVSVRAAALRVQDIITRIGETEDLHEAIALNTYARAELARLVAIRTRIKAARTEPLSAEQIALAAAQAAERQYMDFSQEDLR, from the coding sequence ATGCGGACCTGGCTTCCTCTCTCGATGATCGGCTTTGCACTGGCAGTTCCCGCGGCGGGGCCGGCGGTCGCCCAGGGCGTGCCAACCTTCGATCTGCGCCTGTTCGCAGAGCGGCAGGCGATCCTCGAGCAGACCGATCGGGACCTGACACTGCAGCAGGACCGGCTAAGCCGCGAGGAGGAACTGGCCGAGATCGAGCGTCAGCAACTCGCCTCCCTCGAAGGGCTGATGGATGCCATGTCGCTTGGCGCTGGAGATGTGGCCGGCACCGTGGCCGGGCTCGAGGCGGGGCAGGGGGCGGTTGACGACGTCGAAAGCGCGGCCGCCAGTCTTTATGCACCCGAGGACACCAATCCAGCGGCGGCGCGGATGTTCGGCGATGCCCGGGAGGGGATCGAGGAGCTGATCATCCGCGCAGCACGCGACACCCATAGTCTGTCCGGGGTCGGCCGTGCGGGCCTTTCGCTCGTGCAATGGCGCTGCCTTTTGCAGGCGCTGATCTGGCAGGAAAGTCGTTTCCAGATTGGGGCACGCTCACCCGTGGGGGCCTTCGGACTTACCCAGATCATGCCCGGTACCGCGGGCGATCTCGGGATCTACCCGGCCTATTACGACGATCCCTATCTGCAGGTCACCGGCGGTGCGCGATACCTCGCACAAATGCTGAACATGTTCGACGGCAACATCATCCATGCGCTCGCCGCCTATAACGCCGGTCCGGGCAATGTGCAGGATTATGGCGGTGTGCCGCCCTTCGCGGAAACCCAGCACTATGTCGTGGTGATCCCGCAGCAGTACAACAGCTACCTCGCGGCCGTAGGCGGCATCGATGCGCTCGGCACCATCGACCCTGTGCTCCTCGCCAACGCGAGTTTCAGCCTCTCGGCCCACGGCGCAGGGGTCTATGGCGACTATTCGCTGGTCTCGGTCCGTGCCGCCGCCCTGCGGGTGCAGGACATCATCACCCGCATTGGTGAGACCGAGGATCTCCACGAGGCCATCGCTCTCAACACCTATGCCCGGGCCGAACTGGCCCGGCTGGTTGCAATCCGGACCCGGATTAAGGCCGCCCGAACCGAGCCACTCAGCGCCGAGCAGATCGCCTTGGCGGCAGCGCAAGCTGCCGAGCGGCAATACATGGATTTTAGTCAGGAGGATTTGCGTTGA
- a CDS encoding type IV secretion system protein produces the protein MNLRLPRSLFAGSIALALALNVTGPAGAQGVPTVDTQNIAQEIRQLQQMLQDFGIQTDLLDNALEQLNMLQSQLDQLNEMYASLTGPRSILGLAMGGDLDTLLQANFEDIPGLIRGIQAGDWSALIGPNAGPMRTQIEQALASAGFDEDSLREIATSGNPGAEGVATRATTGAVMSAAAQNSHAEAEQSLERVERLVEMIPDMEDLKASMDHNTRVTAELAIAMTRMWELEAIQTLGAGNAGVVDAATLAEERRYMDFTLPDLEP, from the coding sequence TTGAACCTGCGCCTGCCCCGTTCCCTTTTCGCCGGTAGCATCGCTCTCGCACTTGCCCTCAATGTCACCGGACCTGCCGGGGCACAGGGTGTGCCCACGGTGGACACCCAAAACATTGCCCAGGAAATCCGCCAGCTTCAGCAGATGCTGCAGGATTTCGGGATCCAGACCGATCTTCTGGACAATGCGTTGGAGCAACTGAACATGCTGCAAAGCCAGCTCGATCAGCTGAACGAGATGTATGCCTCGCTCACCGGGCCGCGCAGCATCCTCGGGCTTGCCATGGGCGGGGACCTCGACACCTTGCTTCAGGCCAACTTCGAAGACATCCCCGGCCTGATCCGAGGCATCCAGGCGGGCGATTGGAGCGCGCTCATCGGGCCCAATGCCGGGCCCATGCGCACGCAGATTGAACAGGCGCTGGCAAGTGCAGGGTTCGACGAAGATTCTCTCCGCGAAATCGCCACCAGCGGCAATCCGGGAGCTGAAGGCGTGGCCACCCGGGCAACCACAGGTGCTGTGATGTCGGCGGCGGCGCAGAACAGCCACGCAGAGGCGGAACAGTCTCTCGAACGAGTGGAACGTCTGGTCGAGATGATCCCGGACATGGAGGATCTCAAAGCCTCGATGGATCATAACACGCGCGTCACGGCGGAACTCGCCATCGCCATGACCCGGATGTGGGAGTTGGAAGCGATCCAAACCCTCGGCGCAGGCAATGCAGGCGTGGTTGATGCCGCCACCCTTGCCGAAGAACGCCGCTACATGGACTTCACTTTGCCGGATCTTGAGCCATGA
- a CDS encoding virB8 family protein, with translation MTARELVEEELVYGALRREQLWRMIGLSGAGFGVFGCLTAAAVALMVETPPPVVVPYDPATGVALPNATVETVSLAERPAVIEAQIYRYLLDRETYNQLDNDLRVRRVLAQSSGSAEASMRAMWTSGQESYPPTRYGAAAEMAVEIASITLIGENRAQVRLRKRLTSPQGVQDGSFTATLMFEFQPERTRSLDDVWQNPFGFTVTQYAIRSDRSE, from the coding sequence ATGACTGCGCGCGAACTCGTGGAAGAGGAACTTGTCTACGGTGCCCTGCGCCGGGAACAGCTTTGGCGGATGATCGGCCTTTCCGGGGCAGGCTTCGGCGTATTTGGTTGTTTGACGGCTGCGGCTGTCGCGCTGATGGTCGAGACGCCGCCTCCCGTGGTTGTCCCCTACGATCCCGCGACCGGGGTGGCGCTCCCCAATGCCACGGTTGAAACCGTGTCCCTTGCCGAACGGCCAGCCGTGATCGAAGCACAAATCTACCGCTACCTTCTCGACCGCGAGACTTACAACCAGCTCGACAATGATCTTCGTGTCCGCCGCGTCCTGGCACAGTCTTCCGGGTCGGCCGAGGCCAGCATGCGCGCGATGTGGACATCGGGGCAGGAGAGCTATCCGCCGACGCGTTACGGGGCTGCGGCCGAGATGGCCGTTGAGATCGCATCGATCACCCTTATTGGCGAAAACCGCGCCCAGGTGCGGCTCAGAAAGCGCCTGACAAGCCCGCAGGGGGTACAGGATGGATCGTTCACTGCCACATTGATGTTTGAATTTCAGCCGGAACGGACCCGCTCCCTCGACGATGTCTGGCAAAACCCTTTCGGTTTCACCGTCACTCAATATGCCATCCGATCGGACCGTTCTGAATGA
- a CDS encoding TrbG/VirB9 family P-type conjugative transfer protein: MTRTAISTLLAASILALAGTTAMAETTPRPGSHDNRVRVATWTEGQVYRVVTTLTRVTTVEFGEGETIRSIIAGDTVGFQFDGVPGGRAFAIKPTASGVATNITVYTNRRSYYFHVVEARETPHYVVQFRYPENRVQPTRAVAADALNANYAVSAREEFTPTAIWDDGTFTYFRFARNAPVPAIFRYSNGRERAVNSHTSSDGVIRVSGVNRQWVLRLGEDVVCVQDAGQATS, translated from the coding sequence ATGACTCGCACTGCAATCTCTACGCTGTTGGCCGCCAGCATTCTCGCGCTCGCGGGAACGACCGCCATGGCCGAAACCACGCCCCGTCCAGGCTCTCACGATAATCGCGTGCGCGTGGCGACCTGGACCGAAGGCCAGGTTTACCGGGTCGTCACGACACTGACCCGTGTCACCACAGTCGAATTCGGTGAGGGTGAAACCATCCGCTCGATCATCGCCGGCGATACGGTCGGTTTTCAATTCGACGGTGTCCCGGGTGGCCGTGCCTTCGCCATCAAGCCGACAGCATCTGGCGTCGCCACCAACATCACCGTCTACACCAACCGCCGCTCCTACTATTTCCATGTCGTCGAAGCCCGGGAGACGCCGCATTATGTCGTGCAGTTTCGCTATCCTGAAAACCGCGTGCAACCCACCAGGGCGGTTGCGGCCGATGCGCTGAACGCGAACTATGCGGTCAGCGCCCGAGAAGAGTTCACGCCGACGGCCATCTGGGATGATGGTACCTTCACGTATTTCCGGTTCGCACGGAATGCACCGGTGCCCGCCATCTTCCGATATTCGAACGGGAGAGAACGCGCGGTGAACAGCCACACCTCAAGTGACGGCGTTATCCGCGTATCTGGCGTCAACCGACAATGGGTCCTTCGCCTTGGCGAAGATGTGGTTTGCGTCCAGGACGCAGGGCAGGCCACATCATGA
- a CDS encoding TrbI/VirB10 family protein → MTEGTEDLAARLAALEGSTGKAKANKRPAPLAAILGVVGIAAAGGLAWAALQPSAEALMATAAPEEFQSSGPGFGDLAPISAPEPSQAPPTDTGPSESELALMESLATLRAELEELRARPAEAADSGAEQAIADLTAQIATLQEASAEAQRALERQLTERDRELDQLRMDLELARLAPPEPTSLGPSEEELRLAELERRRAAEAEARAERIASPMIAFSGMGAGADRENTLEAARLNADEAFVRSGAQPAQVTRAEVIANPSNTVVQGTMIQAVTETALDSTLPGAIRAIVSEDVHSFDGTRILIPRGARLIGRYRSDVALAQSRVMVAWDRIILPDNQTVQISAFGGDELGRTGTTGFVDTRFAQRFGSAALISLIGALPAAAAGQIDSEAAADVASDVGTDLRDSTQSVMQDYLAIRPVIHVDQGTRITVMVDRDLEIF, encoded by the coding sequence ATGACCGAAGGTACGGAAGACCTCGCCGCGCGCCTCGCGGCTCTCGAAGGATCGACAGGCAAAGCGAAGGCAAACAAGCGGCCTGCACCGCTTGCCGCGATCCTTGGAGTCGTCGGCATCGCCGCAGCAGGTGGTCTGGCGTGGGCTGCCCTGCAGCCGTCGGCAGAAGCGCTAATGGCGACCGCCGCGCCGGAAGAGTTCCAGAGCAGCGGCCCCGGATTCGGAGATCTGGCGCCGATTTCTGCCCCGGAGCCCAGCCAAGCCCCGCCTACGGACACAGGTCCGAGCGAGTCGGAACTCGCGCTGATGGAAAGTCTTGCGACATTGAGAGCGGAACTCGAGGAACTACGCGCAAGACCGGCCGAGGCCGCGGATAGCGGGGCGGAGCAGGCTATTGCGGACCTGACGGCGCAAATTGCCACCTTACAGGAAGCATCCGCCGAGGCTCAGCGGGCCCTCGAGCGGCAACTGACCGAGCGGGATCGCGAATTGGATCAGCTCCGCATGGACTTGGAACTTGCACGGCTTGCACCACCAGAGCCGACCTCATTGGGACCAAGTGAAGAAGAATTGCGGTTGGCCGAACTAGAAAGGCGGCGCGCAGCCGAAGCCGAGGCCCGCGCAGAGCGTATCGCGTCTCCTATGATCGCCTTCTCCGGGATGGGCGCGGGTGCGGATAGGGAGAATACGCTGGAAGCCGCGCGACTGAATGCAGATGAAGCCTTTGTTCGTTCGGGCGCGCAACCTGCACAGGTGACACGTGCCGAAGTGATCGCGAACCCATCGAACACGGTTGTTCAGGGCACCATGATTCAGGCTGTGACAGAGACGGCCCTCGACAGCACACTGCCCGGCGCGATCCGCGCCATCGTCTCGGAAGACGTCCATTCTTTCGATGGAACGCGTATCCTGATCCCGCGCGGCGCGCGGCTGATCGGGCGCTACCGCTCCGATGTCGCACTCGCCCAATCGCGCGTCATGGTGGCATGGGACCGGATCATCCTGCCCGATAATCAGACCGTGCAGATCAGCGCCTTCGGTGGAGACGAACTCGGCCGTACTGGCACCACCGGGTTTGTCGACACCCGTTTCGCGCAACGCTTCGGTTCCGCCGCGCTGATCTCCTTGATCGGCGCCCTGCCTGCGGCTGCAGCGGGTCAAATCGACAGCGAGGCGGCGGCCGATGTTGCGAGTGATGTCGGCACCGACCTGCGCGATAGTACGCAAAGCGTGATGCAGGACTATCTGGCGATCCGGCCAGTGATACATGTCGATCAGGGTACACGGATCACGGTCATGGTTGATCGTGACCTCGAGATTTTCTGA
- a CDS encoding ATPase, T2SS/T4P/T4SS family: protein MAASYLEASLDRFGPKVLRDDTIEICINPDGQVWGEFQGDHFMRALGSPLTRTEIKDLGNQIASAASTTLSTKKPIVSVSILYRDRPIRAQVIQPPAVEGGFSISLRFFSSLPLEAIKLGFLYGKERSLEGLRRERNAALRDVVTSGDINAALHFCVENKLNMIVSGGTSTGKTVAARKILSLIPPEERIITIEEAAELRPEQPNVVTLIADRDTDARSADVLLASTLRMRPDRIVLGEVRGREAMTFLEAINTGHGGSLTTLHAETPQLAVRRLAIAALKTDVPMTYADMIDYIEGSIDVIIQAGRHEGTRGITEFFLPGQTTDLNLDTVDGRGNKSPSVAAE from the coding sequence ATGGCTGCAAGTTATCTGGAAGCGTCGCTCGACCGTTTCGGCCCCAAAGTCCTGCGCGACGACACGATCGAGATCTGCATCAATCCTGACGGACAAGTCTGGGGAGAGTTTCAGGGCGATCACTTCATGCGTGCACTGGGCAGCCCGCTGACCCGGACCGAGATCAAGGACCTCGGCAATCAAATCGCCTCCGCCGCCTCGACCACACTCAGCACCAAGAAGCCCATCGTCTCGGTCTCGATCCTCTATCGCGACCGGCCAATCCGCGCGCAGGTGATCCAGCCGCCGGCAGTAGAAGGCGGGTTCTCCATATCGCTGCGATTCTTCTCCTCCCTGCCGCTCGAGGCGATCAAGCTCGGGTTTCTCTATGGCAAGGAGCGCAGCCTCGAAGGCCTGCGCCGCGAACGTAACGCCGCGCTGCGCGATGTGGTGACATCCGGCGACATCAACGCCGCCCTGCACTTCTGCGTCGAGAACAAGCTCAACATGATCGTCTCGGGCGGCACATCGACCGGCAAGACGGTCGCGGCGCGCAAGATCCTTTCGCTGATCCCGCCCGAAGAGCGGATCATCACCATCGAGGAGGCGGCCGAGCTGCGCCCCGAGCAGCCCAATGTCGTGACGTTGATCGCGGACCGGGACACGGATGCCCGCAGTGCCGATGTGCTCTTGGCCTCAACGCTTCGCATGCGACCCGACCGGATCGTCCTGGGCGAAGTCCGCGGGCGCGAGGCGATGACGTTTCTCGAGGCAATCAATACCGGCCACGGTGGATCGCTGACTACGCTCCATGCCGAGACCCCACAACTTGCTGTTCGCCGCCTCGCCATCGCCGCCCTGAAAACCGATGTGCCGATGACCTATGCCGACATGATCGATTATATTGAGGGCTCGATCGACGTGATCATTCAGGCAGGCCGCCATGAAGGCACGCGCGGAATCACCGAGTTCTTTCTCCCGGGCCAAACCACAGATTTGAACCTCGACACGGTCGACGGCAGAGGCAACAAGAGCCCCTCCGTTGCCGCTGAGTAA
- a CDS encoding type IV secretion system protein — protein MSIVSWMVGTADGFLADAAESQFGAVASNTGTIVLLMVTLSLIGVCINMAFQFRSMDGASFFWYLIKLMLIGLFAFNWANFNAVANAVIGGLDYVAGALISSVGGGGAGATYFAAEFDRLITEFSQYLNAIGNNLNWMTGAILGGIGLVLLSLLGFMTGIVLIFAKMMLTLMLGLAPIMIALSLFDATKDFFHRWVSTTVSYAFYPIVIAAMFSTVVGMANSLLAQLGDPNSAANIGSLVPFLVMVFLAKGFVAATPLIVRGISGNLMVVAAPAVVAGSTGIMRGIFNTNGVKGRSRIGALTTGEAIGRGAVQAPVVVRSAAAKAGAQVVRIAERAKRLTG, from the coding sequence ATGAGCATCGTCAGCTGGATGGTTGGAACCGCCGACGGCTTCCTCGCCGATGCGGCCGAGTCCCAGTTCGGGGCCGTGGCGAGCAATACCGGCACGATCGTCCTGCTGATGGTCACGCTTTCGCTGATCGGCGTCTGCATCAACATGGCATTCCAGTTCCGCAGCATGGATGGGGCAAGTTTCTTCTGGTACCTGATCAAGCTGATGCTGATAGGGCTCTTCGCCTTCAACTGGGCCAACTTCAACGCTGTCGCAAATGCAGTCATTGGCGGGCTCGACTATGTGGCGGGCGCACTGATTTCATCAGTCGGGGGCGGCGGGGCGGGCGCTACCTATTTCGCAGCCGAATTCGACCGACTGATTACAGAGTTCAGCCAATACCTTAACGCTATCGGCAACAACCTCAACTGGATGACCGGAGCGATCCTCGGCGGCATTGGCCTGGTGCTCCTCAGCCTTCTCGGCTTCATGACCGGCATCGTACTCATCTTCGCCAAGATGATGCTGACACTCATGCTTGGCCTCGCTCCGATCATGATCGCACTGTCGCTCTTCGACGCGACCAAGGATTTCTTCCATAGGTGGGTTTCGACGACGGTCAGCTATGCCTTCTACCCCATCGTCATCGCAGCTATGTTTTCAACTGTGGTCGGCATGGCAAATTCTCTGTTGGCACAGCTTGGCGATCCTAACTCCGCCGCCAACATCGGATCGCTGGTGCCGTTCTTAGTCATGGTCTTCCTGGCGAAGGGCTTTGTCGCAGCAACGCCCCTGATCGTACGGGGGATTTCGGGCAACCTGATGGTGGTGGCCGCGCCCGCCGTTGTCGCTGGCTCGACCGGGATCATGCGAGGCATCTTCAATACGAACGGCGTCAAGGGCAGATCGCGGATCGGTGCGCTCACGACAGGCGAAGCGATCGGACGAGGTGCGGTGCAGGCGCCTGTGGTTGTGCGGAGCGCTGCGGCGAAGGCAGGTGCGCAAGTGGTCCGGATAGCGGAGAGGGCAAAACGGCTGACAGGATAG
- a CDS encoding asparaginase domain-containing protein, translating to MLLNDVRIIVTGGTIDKVHDAKSEGLAFAQDGSTHIPEVLRIGRCHFPVVELLMLKDSLLFEDADREAIAEAIDRAAEDGIVVTHGTGTMGETARFLEGRTPGKTVVLTGAMRPFSLFASDGEFNLGGAVIAAQTLDPGVWGVMNGRVFPAAMLEKNTEQGRFDV from the coding sequence ATGCTATTGAATGATGTCCGGATCATCGTGACGGGCGGTACGATCGACAAAGTCCACGACGCAAAAAGCGAGGGCCTTGCCTTCGCTCAAGACGGGTCGACGCATATTCCCGAGGTGCTACGCATAGGACGATGCCATTTCCCGGTGGTGGAGCTTCTGATGCTGAAGGACAGTCTGCTTTTCGAGGACGCCGACCGCGAGGCGATCGCAGAGGCAATAGACCGCGCCGCAGAGGATGGGATCGTTGTCACCCATGGGACAGGCACGATGGGCGAGACCGCGCGGTTTCTCGAAGGGCGGACCCCGGGGAAGACCGTTGTGTTGACCGGCGCGATGCGGCCGTTCTCGCTATTCGCCTCGGACGGGGAGTTCAATCTGGGCGGAGCAGTGATCGCCGCCCAGACACTCGATCCCGGTGTTTGGGGCGTCATGAATGGCCGCGTTTTCCCGGCGGCGATGCTTGAGAAGAACACAGAACAGGGCCGCTTCGACGTCTGA
- the menC gene encoding o-succinylbenzoate synthase, with translation MLIDEVSVYHVSLPLKAPWKTSFSVETAIDTVLVRVRSGDVEGWGEAAPYAVPQFCPEWAAGAFILIRDVFAPLVTGREIGSGAELQQLLSPFKGNWFAKAALDTAWWDLAARIEDRPLWELIGGVAPEVAVGADIPVQDSIDALHDGVRAAVDGGFCRTKLKFRPDSGFEMVASVREAFPDMPLHIDCNGGFTLGDIDLFRRLDSLGLVMIEQPLGWQDLIDHARLQAELDTPLCLDETITSLDFARQAVETGATRWVNIKHGRVGGLTNAIEIHRYCVDAGVPCWVGGMLESNVGQGVSLAFATLPGMAYAADIFPAGRLYAQELADPDITLSAPGRITAPSRPGHGFAPNPERLSARTVSAG, from the coding sequence ATGCTGATCGACGAGGTTTCCGTCTACCACGTGTCCCTGCCGCTCAAGGCGCCCTGGAAGACCTCCTTCAGCGTGGAGACCGCCATCGACACGGTTCTCGTCCGCGTGCGCAGCGGCGACGTCGAGGGCTGGGGCGAGGCCGCGCCCTATGCGGTTCCGCAGTTCTGCCCGGAATGGGCGGCCGGCGCCTTCATCCTGATCCGCGATGTCTTCGCCCCCCTCGTCACGGGGCGCGAGATCGGCAGCGGCGCCGAGCTGCAGCAGCTTCTGTCGCCCTTCAAGGGCAACTGGTTCGCCAAGGCCGCGCTCGACACCGCCTGGTGGGATCTCGCCGCACGGATAGAGGATCGGCCGCTTTGGGAACTGATCGGCGGGGTCGCGCCCGAGGTCGCGGTCGGGGCGGATATTCCCGTGCAGGACAGTATCGATGCGCTCCATGATGGCGTTCGCGCGGCGGTCGATGGTGGGTTCTGCCGCACGAAGCTCAAGTTCCGACCCGACAGCGGATTTGAGATGGTGGCGTCTGTCCGCGAAGCATTTCCCGACATGCCTCTGCATATCGACTGTAACGGAGGCTTCACGCTTGGCGACATCGACCTCTTTCGGCGGCTGGACAGCCTTGGCCTGGTGATGATCGAACAGCCACTCGGTTGGCAGGACCTTATAGATCACGCGAGACTTCAGGCAGAACTCGACACGCCGCTTTGTCTCGACGAGACGATCACTTCGCTCGACTTCGCCCGACAGGCAGTCGAGACAGGCGCCACCCGCTGGGTAAACATCAAGCATGGGCGCGTCGGTGGTCTTACCAACGCCATTGAAATCCACCGCTACTGCGTGGATGCCGGCGTGCCGTGCTGGGTCGGGGGGATGCTCGAGTCGAATGTTGGCCAAGGCGTTTCGCTGGCCTTCGCGACGCTTCCCGGCATGGCCTACGCTGCCGACATCTTCCCCGCGGGGCGACTTTATGCGCAGGAGCTTGCGGACCCCGATATCACCTTGAGCGCACCGGGAAGAATTACCGCGCCGAGCCGCCCCGGCCACGGTTTCGCACCGAACCCCGAGAGGCTTTCCGCCAGAACGGTGAGCGCCGGCTGA
- a CDS encoding MurR/RpiR family transcriptional regulator — MPKNKSDPAEPRAIERLIRSKYDDLPGSERALADRVLEYPNEVLLYSATELAERAGASKAAVSRFVKRLGYGDFRDMQREIRHAQMTGDPIFLSAKPKKGQSNLSQHLERDMATLRETIEQIDSTMITEVAQKILSARRVVCLGFRNSYIFANYLRRQLILVRKDVALVPGAGQMVMEDIGDLGPDDLLIAIGLRRRASQLAPAMELFRDRGVPIAYFTDRRAVRTRDYATWVFPCQVRGTSLFDSYVGVMSLLNFVATHTYHAAGRDGRMRLSEIEAMLDALGELDPGT, encoded by the coding sequence ATGCCTAAGAACAAGTCAGATCCGGCAGAGCCACGGGCAATCGAGAGGCTGATCCGCTCCAAGTACGATGATTTGCCGGGCAGCGAACGGGCGCTGGCGGATCGCGTTCTCGAATATCCCAACGAGGTCCTGCTCTATTCCGCGACCGAGCTGGCCGAGCGTGCGGGCGCCTCGAAGGCCGCCGTCTCGCGCTTCGTCAAGCGCCTCGGCTACGGCGACTTTCGGGACATGCAGCGCGAGATCCGGCATGCCCAGATGACTGGCGACCCGATCTTCCTGTCCGCCAAGCCTAAGAAGGGGCAGAGCAACCTTTCGCAGCACCTCGAAAGGGACATGGCCACGCTTCGCGAAACGATCGAGCAGATCGATTCCACGATGATCACCGAAGTCGCGCAGAAGATCCTCTCGGCCCGGCGCGTCGTGTGCCTCGGCTTTCGGAACAGCTACATCTTCGCGAACTACCTGCGCCGGCAGCTCATCCTCGTCCGCAAGGACGTGGCGCTCGTGCCCGGTGCCGGTCAGATGGTGATGGAGGATATCGGCGATCTCGGCCCCGACGACCTTCTCATCGCCATCGGCCTCCGACGCCGCGCCAGCCAGCTCGCGCCGGCGATGGAACTCTTTCGCGATCGGGGCGTGCCGATCGCCTATTTTACCGACCGGCGTGCCGTGCGGACACGAGATTACGCCACCTGGGTCTTTCCGTGCCAGGTGCGCGGTACGTCGCTGTTCGATTCCTATGTTGGCGTCATGAGCCTTCTGAACTTCGTCGCCACGCACACCTATCACGCCGCGGGACGCGACGGGCGCATGCGCCTGAGCGAGATCGAGGCAATGCTCGACGCTCTCGGCGAACTCGACCCGGGCACATGA